A window of the Vigna angularis cultivar LongXiaoDou No.4 chromosome 3, ASM1680809v1, whole genome shotgun sequence genome harbors these coding sequences:
- the LOC108326553 gene encoding sucrose transport protein, translating into MDSLSATKHHNNLPKPSSLHMEAPPPEPSPLRKIMVVASIAAGVQFGWALQLSLLTPYVQLLGIPHTWASFIWLCGPISGMLVQPIVGYHSDRCTSRFGRRRPFIAAGALAVAIAVFLIGYAADLGHIFGDSLAKKTRPRAIAIFVVGFWILDVANNMLQGPCRALLADLSAGDHRKTRNANAFFSFFMAVGNVLGYAAGSYSGLHHVFPFTKTKACDVYCANLKSCFFLSIALLLSLATIALIYVKENTVPSEKSTASVAEEDGSHGGMPCFGQLFGAFRELKRPMWILLLVTCLNWIAWFPFLLFDTDWMGHEVYGGTVGEGKAYDRGVRAGALGLMLNSLVLGATSLGVDVLARGVGGVKRLWGIVNFLLAVCLAMTVLVTKMAQHSRQYTDLPGGIHEPLPPPSGVKAGALALFSVLGIPLAITYSIPFALASIFSTTSGAGQGLSLGVLNLAIVIPQMVVSVISGPWDDLFGGGNLPAFVVGAVAAAASGILSLILLPSPPPDLAKTATAAGGGFH; encoded by the exons ATGGACTCTCTCTCTGCCACCAAACACCACAACAATCTCCCCAAGCCTTCCTCCCTCCACATGGAGGCTCCGCCGCCGGAGCCCAGTCCTCTCCGGAAGATCATGGTTGTGGCATCCATTGCCGCAGGGGTGCAGTTCGGCTGGGCCCTTCAGCTCTCCCTCCTCACCCCatacgtccagctcttgggaaTTCCCCACACTTGGGCCTCCTTCATCTGGCTCTGCGGCCCAATCTCCGGCATGCTGGTCCAGCCCATCGTCGGCTACCACAGCGACCGCTGCACTTCCCGCTTCGGCCGCCGTCGCCCCTTCATCGCCGCCGGAGCCCTGGCCGTTGCCATCGCCGTCTTTCTCATAGGCTACGCTGCCGACCTCGGCCACATTTTCGGCGACTCCCTCGCCAAGAAAACCCGCCCACGCGCCATCGCCATCTTCGTCGTCGGCTTCTGGATCCTGGACGTGGCCAATAACATGCTCCAGGGCCCCTGCCGTGCCCTCCTCGCCGACCTCTCCGCCGGCGACCACCGCAAGACGCGCAACGCAAAcgccttcttctccttcttcatgGCCGTGGGCAACGTCCTGGGGTACGCCGCGGGGTCCTACAGCGGCCTCCACCACGTCTTCCCCTTCACCAAAACTAAAGCCTGCGACGTCTACTGCGCCAATCTGAAAAGCTGCTTCTTCCTATCCATAGCGCTCCTCCTCAGTCTGGCCACCATCGCCCTCATTTACGTGAAGGAGAACACGGTGCCGTCGGAAAAAAGCACCGCGAGCGTTGCGGAAGAAGATGGGTCCCACGGGGGCATGCCCTGTTTTGGGCAGTTATTCGGTGCGTTTCGGGAACTGAAGCGTCCCATGTGGATCCTTCTCTTGGTGACGTGTCTCAACTGGATTGCGTGGTTCCCCTTCCTTCTCTTCGACACCGACTGGATGGGCCATGAGGTCTACGGTGGAACCGTCGGAGAAGGAAAGGCCTACGATAGAGGCGTGCGCGCCGGTGCGTTAGGTCTCATGTTGAACTCTCTGGTCCTCGGAGCCACTTCCTTGGGCGTCGATGTCCTCGCGCGTGGAGTCGGGGGCGTCAAGAGGCTCTGGGGAATTGTCAACTTCCTTCTCGCTGTCTGTTTGGCCATGACCGTTTTGGTCACCAAGATGGCCCAGCATTCTCGCCAGTACACTGACCTCCCCGGCGGCATCCACGAGCCCCTCCCTCCTCCCTCCGGCGTCAAAGCCGGCGCGTTGGCCCTCTTTTCCGTCCTCGGAATCCCTCTCGCG ATTACTTACAGCATACCCTTTGCTCTGGCGTCAATATTCTCCACCACCTCAGGGGCAGGACAAG GGTTATCTCTCGGAGTCCTCAATCTTGCAATCGTCATACCACAG ATGGTGGTGTCTGTGATCAGTGGACCATGGGATGATCTATTTGGCGGCGGTAACTTGCCGGCGTTCGTGGTGGGTGCGGTGGCGGCTGCGGCCAGTGGCATTCTATCCCTAATCCTGCTGCCATCTCCACCGCCGGATTTGGCGAAAACTGCAACCGCAGCTGGGGGAGGGTTCCATTAA